Below is a genomic region from Miscanthus floridulus cultivar M001 chromosome 1, ASM1932011v1, whole genome shotgun sequence.
TACAGGAAGTCGGCGGCTTCTCGCGGAAGCGCCTGAACGAAGTCCACGCATGCAACGGAGTCTGGCGATATAAACCCAGTTCATCAGTCCCGTCTGTACACCAGCGGATGCGACCCTCCGGCCCACGTTtattgaccccacatgtcagtaacACGCACTCTCCCTGCAAGGCTGCAAGAGGCATACAACACAGCCGCGTCACCGTACGCACGAGCTAGTCGGCGGTGAAGGAAGTTGAGGGGAGAAAGCCTAGGTTGTCGCCGCGGGGCGGCGCCCCCTGTTGGGATGGGGATCTCGTTCAAGCTGTCGAAGGTCGGGGTCCGCGTGCACCCGGCCGCGCGCTCGGCGTCCGCGGCGCTGGCACAGGCGGCGGAGGCGGAAAAGCCGGGCGCGGGGGAGGAGGGGTCCCTGTCTGAGTCGAGACGCGAGGTGAGGCGCTCGTGCTTTCTATCGCTTGCTCGCTTGGGTTTATGTCTCGCTTCGAGATGGTCTGGGTAGCAACAGTGGGGGTGGGGATCTGGGAGCGGAAAGCAATTTGTGCGGGAAACTGATGAAAAATCTTATCTTTGTTTCGAATTTGGTGTTTTTCAGGCGAATTTCGTTAATTCGCTACAAGGTTTAATATATTTTGGGCGATTTCGGCTCGAAAGCTTGTGTTGGGCACTCAATCGCGTTTTCGTTCGGAGTGGTCAAAtccttctgagggattgaacATTCAAAGACTGAATTTTGGCGTGTGTGTTCTTCGTTGCCGATTGAACTCTGCAGGAGTTTGAGGCAGTTGGTGTTAGGCTCGGTTTTTTGGATGGCTGTGTGTGGCAGTTCGGCTATGGCAGCTGAATTAAGAAGATGGCCATTTGGGCTGCTTGAACTCAGTATCTACCGAAGAGCTTTTTATCTTGTGAAATACTCTAGCTAATTGCTTGTTGTCAATTACCTTAATTTTGATTGTCCGTTGGGTCTAGGGCATTTTGGGTGCGGTTTCCAAGGATTTTCCCAGACGTATTTGCCACGAAGCAAGGGCAATGCTCCTACTTTCCAATTAACATAAGAACACCAATACTGGAGATTCTTTTTGAGTTGTACTAGTATCTGTTGAGACCAGGGATGTTATCTTGTCCAGCTCTTTCTGTCGCACCATCCATGGATTGTTGCTCTAGTGTTCAAGTAGCTTCTAATTTTTGTTGGGAGACAAGCCATACCAATTGGAGTTCTTTGTGGTGTAGCAATGTAAAATTACCAAGTATTGGCATGTATTGTACCTGGAATGTTAAACTTCAAGTGGACAGTAGATGGTCCAAACCTTCTTGCCAGATCTTCTGTTAGCTTAAAATGATTGGAGAGAAGATACTTACAACATGTTTAAAAAATTATATATTTTGTTTTTCTGGTTTTCTCTTTGTATTTGCTTTTATTAATTTGACTTTGACATGCAATTCTCTTTTCTTCATAATAACTTGGTTTGCTATGATGGAATGCTCATTTAATCTCTTTGTGCAGGACAACTTCGTTGAGAGAGGAAAAGATGTCAATGGCATCAAAATTTTACCAGCGTGCTCCAAGGAAATTTTGCCAGGTATTTTGAACAGTTGAAGATTTTTTATTTGTATCAGTTTTTGTATTTACACTGCTTTATGTTATGCACTCAACATTGTATTGCAGATCATGAGGTTTCTTTCACATTTAGCCTCTATGAGAGAGGTTATCTCATTTCAAAGTCAGCATCTGTGAGTTTTTCATCTGGAAATTTATGTAGTGAATTTCAATTACTATTCTTGTTGGCATTGGTTTTTCTGGAACTCAAGAGAAAGGCATTCAACTATGAATATACTGCTGACATAAAATACATATATGTTCAGATGGATCCGAGTCAGATCTCAATTCAGGACGGCAAAACACTGCATCCCTATGATAGAGCATCGGAAAAGTTATTCTCTGTAAGTATGGTATCACTTGCTTGCAAGTTTTGTTTTAGTTGTGTCCTTGGATGACATTTCCATAGTGCATGCAATGTCATACCCAAAAATTGGAGCCAAATTAGGTGTGAAAACCAACCAATTTGGTTCATACCGCATTTACTATTTATGAACACAAATTGGAATTGCTTGAAATATGAATTATTGTATGTTGTAATATGGATAGAGTTGGGGCGATGTTTaaggcctgtttggaacgcaggaattttgTAGGAGGAATAGGGAAAATTCTtgtgtttggaacacaggaatttcATAGGAGGAATAGGGAAAAATTCTTgtgttccaaacagggccttatacTTTCCAGTAAGATGCAAAAACTTGGGCAATTGTAAGATACCACTGAGATTCTATCCAATTATAGTCATTCCCATTTATCTATCTCATCGAAAGAAACTGGAGTTCACATTAAATTTGTTGAACACTTCAAAATAAGGCTTATAACACTGACAGTGAAATATGTATATTTCTTTACCAAATTCAAATATAAATAGCTGGGATAACCTAAAACTTTGGAGGGGAAAAAGTCTACATATTTGCATCAATATTATTTATGTATACTTGAAATAGTATCAGGTTGGTGCAAAATTATGAAATTGGGTTGGATTTgaataaaaaaaatcattgccAATATCCTATTGAGAAAGGTATAGTTTACGCATATTTCTTTTGCGATCTCAACCAAGAATGTCGAGTCCCATctgaaaaaacaaaaacaagaagTTTTCAGATCAGCACCTCTTACATAGTGATGAAGTTCTATTCTTCTATAAGACCATATACGATTACAACATTGGTGTGACCCTATAGTTTGACCTTAGCATCCTGTAGCCCAAGAGCCCAAGTTTcctgtgcatgatcattttcataTACTACCATATTATGAGTGGCAATTTTCTCTGAAATGTGCAGACGTTTTGAGTACTAGACAGTAGACAAATATTTTTGCTTTGTTTTTTTGAGCTTCCTAACTGATTGACCAGGTTTATCCATTTAGCTGGCTAAAAATAATATGTTAAATATTGATCTACATGACTCTAATCATAGTTAAATGAGTTTCCTCATGATCTCAAGGCCATTGAAGCTGGGAGGCTACCTGGCGATATTCTTGATGAGATACCAAGCAAGTACTATAATGGATCAGTTGTTTGTGAGGTAAGTTGTTTTATCATACTTAAGAAATGCTATCCATGCAATGCTATTGAACTGCAACATGCTGAAACCTTTCTGAAATCTATTCTCTTATAAGTAATAAGTTGTGCTTGGTTTCTCTGATACATGGTTCAAAAAGCATACTGTCACAATTTCTGTACTGAGGTTTTACGCTATATGGGAGAAATCCTTCTTTAAAAGAAAAAACTAGAAGTTTGGTAGCTTTACTGCCAACATGTTCTACAATATGTCAACCTACCAGTACTGTACCAAcctttttcctaacacttttttCAGAAACAATGGTTATGCATTATCGTGAACCATCATGCTGTGTCATGCACTCATGGTCATGTGTTACTGTACCTTATTGATAAGAGACCACTGAGTCTTTAGCAGTACTTCATACTTCATTGTCCTACATCGATATAAGTAATGAGATCTCTTTCTAGATACGTGACTACCGAAAGCATGTGTCCAACGAAGCGCCTGCATCATCTGCTGAGCTAGGATTACCTATTGTGAATAAAGTACGACTGCGAATGACCTTTGAGAATGTTGTGAAGGACATTACCCTTCTATCTGATGATTCCTGGACTTACAGGGATTTTGTGGTAAGTATGCTGTGGTAACATCTACTCTATTAGTTGGAATTTCAACATGGCTCATTTTGGCATCTGTACTTGCAGTTTTTATACTCTAGTATCTATAGGAAATTGTTTATTTGAGAATGTATTAACTGAATTTAATCATTTGTGTAGCTAATACTTAGCAATTGCAAGTTAGTTCTTCAATAACTGATTAGTAACACTGGAATAGCATGATACAGTAATAGAAATGTAAAATATATGTATGGTTGGATATCTAAATGAACTTCTGTAATAGAGTAACCTGAAATTTCAGTTAATGCAATTCAATTTGCTTTCCCGAACCATATGGGCTATTGTGATATGCATGTTTCTCTAGGAAGCTGAGGCTCGCATTGTGAGAGCTCTACAACCAGAACTTTGCTTAGACCCTACACCTAAACTTGATCGACTTTGTCAGGATCCTGTTCCGCATAAGGTATGGACACATGCTGAACAGAAAATATTATCATGATAGGTATATGTCTCAAGCTAAGCCTCTTATGTTACTTGCAGTTGAGCCTCGGTATAGGAAAAAAGAGGAGGCTGAGGCAAAATCCTGAAGTTGTTGTCACATCCAGTAACATGTCTCATGGTAAAAAGGTTTGCATTGATAGGTTACCTGAAAATGCCAAAGTTGATGAGATGGGCATCACTAGCAGTAATGCAGCTCAGCAGGTTGGTGATAACATTACCATCCAAAATATCTCGGTCTTGGGTGGTTCTCAGACACCTAGACCAAATAATTCTTCACAAGATGCTGCCAGAATGCATTTGTCCCAATCTGGTCTACAGCAAGCCTTAAGTTATTCTGCTGCTGGTAATGATCGTATGGCAGGACTGCCTGCGAATTTTTCTGGAATCAATTCAAGCATTTCATCTCCTCAGAGCATGATTGGTTACAATGACACTGTGGCTGCCAATGGCCTTCTATCTGTGAAGAGGGAAATGCAAGATGCCCCGCTTCAAGATCCTAAGAGAATAAAGCCAACTGGTGGCATTGATCATGTACAGCAGCAGCAGATAAGGCCTCAACCCCTTGGTGGGCAGGAGATGCAATGGAAGAACCATCAACTACATCCACAATTAGATGTCAAGGGGATGCAGTATGCATCTTCACTGAGTGGTCAGAGATATCCTTCTTCGATGATGAGCAACATGCAAGATCCAGGATCTTCCTTATATTTCAATCATCAGCATAATTTGAGATATGGTGCTAAGCAAGAGCAGATGGATGGTTCTGATAAGTCGAAAGACGCCTTGCAGTCTATGGCACCTGAAAGTTCCATGCTGGATCAGCAGCAATCCCAGGCTCAACATTTACCACAGCAATCAGCGGCAAGAAACAATGTTCCAAACATGGGACAGTGGCAAAATACTCGGTTCGCAGCTGAGAAGGACTTGAAAAAAGAAGAAATAATTCCAAGAAGAAAATTAGCACCTAGCTCTCGTGCCCCTTCTGGGCCTATGGTTCAGTCTCCAGTGTCCTCGAAATCTGGAGAGATATCAAGCAGTTCAATGGGTGGCCAGTTTGGTTCTGCTGTGACATCAGCTGTAATAGGGGTACAGAAAGATAAATTTGCTGCAAATTCCAATGCTGCAGTTGGATTTCCTTCTGTAGCTTCCAGTCCTAGTGATTCCATGCACCGAATACAACAGCCAGCTGTTGCTTCCTCCAAGAGGAAAACAAATTCTGTCCCCAAAACTCAACCGCCTGTGAGTGCTGTTGGGTCTCCAGCCAGTGTTTCAAACATGCATGCTCCGCTGAATGCGAGCAGCCCATCGATTGGAACCACACCTATGGGAGACCAAGCAATCCTTGATAAATTTGCAAAAATTGATAATATTTCCCATCGGTATGGCATAATTTCCACATCTGCTCTCTCCCTTCACGAAATTTTTTCCCCTTCTATTCTTAGTTTCTTTGGAAGTCTGTCATGGGAGGCACTTTTTTAGGAAGTTTTGGGTTGCACGTCGTGAATTTGACATGTAGGCTATTTTAAAGTTGAGATTCAGCTCTATTACTTCCTATGGTCACACAAAAAAGTGTCAGGCTAAAATGTGCGAATGAACTGTTTCAATTCTTTACCAAAGTTATCAACATTTTAACCTAAATAACtagtccctccattccaaattgtaagttgttttggcttctttaaactatgtatctagatatagcgCGTATCTAggtacatagcaaaagctatgtgcctataaaagtcaaaacaacttacaatttggaattgaGGGAGTACCTAACAAAATGAAAGGGTAAAGAATTAAAACATCTTTTTTAGGACTGGAGTTTCTCAGCTAACTAAAATCCTGAAGAAAGCCTTGCGAGTCTAAAATGTTTTTGTAGTACTGAATCTCATGTACAAAGTGCATTGGTACcttttcagcctgttcgttttggctgaaacgatcgtggattattactgctggctagtttggtgtgagagaaaaatactgttcaggcttataatccacgatcgtttacgaccaagcgaacaggctgtttatCAGTTGTTGTGTGGACTATAATTTAGTCAATTTTTCCTGTATATATTTGCCCTTAAGTTTGTTTAAATATAGAATTCCGTGAAGTGAAGTCAGCAATGCATATACAAcagcaacaaagccttttagtacCAAGTAAGTTGGGGTTAGGCTAGAGCTAAAACCGAACTATGCATATATGTTCTTTTTTTTCAATATAGATCCCATTATAAAGTGGCACATAGCTGACCCTTGTGGACGATTTGAAATATTTCTCTTTGGCCATTGCATTgtgataatatttttctttctacATGTACTTATTGTTGTGTATCCTTTTCAGGTTCCAGCTTTTCAATaagaagaacaaggttgataaAATATCTCAAAAGAAAACCATTACCAATCAAAGTCATCAAGATGTAGCTAGATGTCTCAATAGTTGTTTCCATTCTGAGAATTATAAAGATACAACAAGACCTCTTTGTAATTCTATGATTAGTGGAACTATAAACACGTGCAAGACTAGAGTGATAAACTTTGTGAGCACAAACCGCATGTACCAAGGTATGCTTTACAGACATTTTGCTGAAAAGGTCCCCAGGAAAGAAAAGCCACAGCACCTTCAGTTAATCTGATTCGCACTGTCCTACAGGTCATTCAAGGCCATTCCAGGTTATTTTCAAGGAAACGTCGGATGAAACTGTAAAAATGCAATATGGAGATCTAGAAGATTTTGATGGTCCGAATTCATATGATTGTGTATTCATATTACCGACAAAGGTTTGTTGTTATCTCTCAAGCTTTCACTGTTGCCCTTTGTAGCTTAAAGGCCCTGAAACACTAGGGCATACTATTTAATGCTCTATTTCTGTCCTAACTTTTCAATTTTTTGCTCTGCCAGTACTATGCCGACTTGCTTGCAGAGCAGCTTATTCCCCTTGTAAGTTCCATAACCCTAAAGCCCTAAATAGTAAGATGCTTAAGTCAATTTTCTCATTTTTCTTTACCTTTCTGTACTTTTTGCTCTAGATGTTGCAAGATGGGCATTCTAAAGCTGATGATAAAGTCTTGCGTGGCACCCCCCTTGCTAACCTCAGTACACTATCTGGAATTTTACCAGACAATTTAGTGAGTGATGTAAAGCAAGAGGGAGGTGTAAGCCAACAACTTAATGCTGCAGCCCATGCAAATGTGGCACCTGGAACACAGATGCAACAGCTTCCTGTCAATAGGATGCTATCATCTGCAAGTAGCAACCAGGTTCTAGCAATGCAGCAAGGTTATATGCAAGGGGCAGCCATGCCTCCAAGGAGCCAGCAGCTTGACCACAATTTGGTTcagcagccgcagcagcaacAGTCACAGCAGCAACCACTGCAGCAAACTGCTCAAGCCCAGATGCAGCAACCATCCTCTCTTCCACTGAACCAGATGCAAAGACCTCAGCTTCTCCCCACGAGCCCATTATCTCAGATGTTGGGGCCTGGCTCAAATCTCCCAATGGGCTCAAGTCAGATAGGTAACAATAAGGCTCCTCCTACATCCTTGCAGCTTCAAATGCTACAGGCACAACAGCAACAACCTATGTCTAGGAAAGTGATGATGGGGCTTGGCTCAGCCATGAACATGGGCAATATGGTTAACAATGTTGGTCTTGGCAGCCTTGGTAATGTTATGGGAATGGGCAACGTGCGTCCCATATCCTCCCCCATGGGAACAATGTCAGGCTTAGGTAACAATTCAAATCCAATGAACATGGGAATGGCATCCAACCTTGCTGGACTTCGGCCAGGTATGAACCCTGCTACTTTTGCCAAGATGCGTATGGGGTTGGCACAACAAAGGGCAGCAGGCATGTATTCTGGAATGGTTGGAATGCCTGGAAGCAGCTCTCCAATCCTTCCTAGTTCAGCTGGCTTATCTATGATGGGCCAGCCGCTAAACAGAAGCAACCTTGGTCCCCTGCAGAGGGCCATGTTGTCGTCTATGGGCCCTCCAAAAATGCCAGGAGGTAACTTTCAGCTGAACCCTCAACAGCAAATGCAGCTCCAGCAgcagttgcagcagcagcagctccaacAGAACccccagcaacagcagcagctccATCAGAacccgcagcagcagcaacaacaaatgCAGCAGCTACAGCAACAGCAACAAATACAGCAAcaactgcagcagcagcagctccaacaacaactgcagcagcagcagcagcaacaacagcaaATGGGATCTCCGTTAAAGCAGGCACAGGTGGGCTCACCTGCTGGCTCGCAGCAGTCGCTGatgatgcagcagcagcagcagcagataagCCCACAGCAAATGGGACAGCAGGCTGCAATGAGCCCCCAGTTGAGCTCAGGAACTCTGCAGCAAATGAGCAATAACGTGGCCAACCCTGTAGCCACTCCAGGCCCTCCCCCAAGCCCGCAGCTGAGCTCCCAGACCCATGGGTCAGTCAACAGCATAGCTAACTCCCCGATGGAGCAGCTGCAAGGCGCCAATAAGGGAGGTCCTGGTAGCATGTAACCACAAATAATTGGTTCACTTCTTTGCCTATATATACAACGTAGGAAGGTGTAAACACTGGCCAAGATCACTGTTTTCTTGTTTGTTGTGGTAAATGAGGTTAAATTAGGTGTGTTATAAGTTATAGACCATAGATGATAGCCTGTTAAGGACCAGCTTTATGCATGGATTTTTATGCTGTAGAATGTGGTTATTAGTAGGAATGGTGTGTGTAGGAGCTTGGTAGTCAGTTCTGGGCAAACATTATTCAATTGGACAGTTTTCTATTTTTCTCGCTTCATGTTTAAATTAAATTCTTCAAAATTATGAACTTGTTATGTGACCATTGTGTTACTGATACGTATCTTCATTTGTTCGCCAACAATTTTGTAACATGTTAGGATTCGTCAAATTCAATTTTGGATGTGTTTATGGGGCTGATTAGTTAATTGTAACATGTTAGAGATTCGTCAAATTCCATATGTAGACTTGTATAAAATGCAGGTTACGTGAATCTGGTTGTCCGTGAAGATTTTTATGCACTCTTCTAAAGTGCTCAAAGCAGGTTCAACGCAGCATTAAGTAACACCCtagattatttaaaaaaaaactaataccCTAGATTCAATTGTATATTAGATAATGCAGATTTGACACAGCCAATGGGACAGCTTGCGTGCGCATAGCAACCGAAGTACCAAGATGTTACGTGTACACATGCCGATTTAGATTATGCTACATAACGACTATGCAAACAGCCACTGAAACCCTACACACACCATCCCTGGTTACACTGTTTGCACATTAACATCATTTACTCTCTTCTTTTGATGGAAAATTGCAGCATTTACATTCTTGACAGCTAATTTACCCTCCACTAGTTCGGATAGTATTTATGGTTCTACCTTTTTCTTAGCAGCCAGGGAAGCGTTAGCTTCACCCTTCGAACGTCTCGAATCTTTGCAAAATTGACTTTGAGCAATTTCTAATTATTGTCTAAAATGCTTCAAAGGATGCCCACGATGCGGAGGTTTCCAGTGCAACAGCAAATCACCGTTGCAAGATACTTTATGCTGAAACTTATATCACGAGATAACCATCAACTATCTACCGAATGTGGGTATCGATGAATGGCTACTGTAACGATTGCATTTTCACTTTCAGGACATAAAACGTGCATGTACGTGTAAAAGTTTCGATCTGCCATTTTGAACTCTATAATTCCTTTCAGAGAAACAGATGCATGTAAGTTGCCCACGCAATAGTAGTCTACAAGACTACAACAGCTCTTCAAAATAACAGGGAAAATGTTCACCCgctgctcaaatgtttaagtatATTTTGTACATCTTCAACCAAAAAAACAATAAGAGCTGGCTTTTCACTTGGATAAGTTTCTCGTGATATTTTTAGCTGCCGTCTTTCCAGGTATATTTGGGTACCAGTTCAAAATTCCTGAGGGAGCAAGGGTCCCTCCCCTGTTATCTTTCAGCATTAACCCTCTTCCCACAcattatcatcttcatcatcgccAGATTCTTGGGCCTCCGCATTCAAATCTGCCAACTTGTATGTTTCGGTTGCATTCCCTACACATTTTTAAACAGATTAGGCAGAATAGTGGATGCAAAATCTATATGGGTATATTAATTGCACAAGTGGAGGTTGAAACATTATAACTGAAACAGATTATGAAATTAAAAAATTCACCAGAGGTTAAAGTAGTTGTAAAATAATTATGGCACAGACCCAAGGTAGTCTCTGTCAAGGTCTGGTATCATAATTATTAGGGTAGCTGATAATCAGACTTCGACACCCTTCATAAAACTGTTATAGTTACTCCCTCCTTCCAAGAATGATATCATATTTTGATCAGCAGAAGTCATACAAAATATATTTTGACCCTTAATTTCTTACAATATGTTATTTGCTGAAGTATCATATCATCTTAGAGGCACTTTAAATACAAATGTATTGATACAAGTTTTATGTCCTAAACTTTTATATAATTCGAACAATTGTGGTTCCAGTTTGTAAATTTTGATTTTTCCCTATACAACATGCTTATCATGCACTTTAAATACTTGTATGTTCGATATCAATGAGATGGTGATGAGGGATCAGAAGCTATGAGAAAACATGTCTCAATTGTTGATTAGAGGAACTCCAAGAGCCTCTTTATATCCATCCATATTGATAGAAACAGAGATTTCGGTGAAAAAATGCCCTCCGACTTCTCTAATTAAACATCCAGATATTGACATTCTCTATTCCTGATTTCTCACTAGCCAAAGATGGAAAGCCGGGTTAGCTCTCTAGAGTGCACACAAGATACATATAAAAATTGTTGGAGGGTGAAAACATATAAAGAGCTATTTTTATTGGAAGGACTCCAAATGAGGACTTAGAGTGAGTTTaagaaagactcttggagataCTCTTAGACCAGTATTTAAGTAAGGCTTATaataggaagaaaagaaaagaaaaatacctCAAATACATGTACAAACTTTATTCAAGGAAAGTCAAAAAGGTTAGTCAGTGATTGTACCATGTCCACATATTAAATACATGGATTTCCATGTACACTATTGTCAATTTGCTATTTATTAGACAATAATTCAGGTATAGTTTGAAGATAGGTTGAAAGACCAATTTTTACTGATACAAGCATTTCAGATACAGAATACAGAAAACTTAAAATGTTTGAAGCTAAAAGATATGAGTAAGCAAAAGATACATGTACCTGTAGGTTGATGCTCTTCCCATTCAATACCTTCATCATCATAATCCCGCTTGTATTTCTTGCCCACTTGGCGTTCAGT
It encodes:
- the LOC136537615 gene encoding protein PHYTOCHROME-DEPENDENT LATE-FLOWERING-like, producing MGISFKLSKVGVRVHPAARSASAALAQAAEAEKPGAGEEGSLSESRREDNFVERGKDVNGIKILPACSKEILPDHEVSFTFSLYERGYLISKSASMDPSQISIQDGKTLHPYDRASEKLFSAIEAGRLPGDILDEIPSKYYNGSVVCEIRDYRKHVSNEAPASSAELGLPIVNKVRLRMTFENVVKDITLLSDDSWTYRDFVEAEARIVRALQPELCLDPTPKLDRLCQDPVPHKLSLGIGKKRRLRQNPEVVVTSSNMSHGKKVCIDRLPENAKVDEMGITSSNAAQQVGDNITIQNISVLGGSQTPRPNNSSQDAARMHLSQSGLQQALSYSAAGNDRMAGLPANFSGINSSISSPQSMIGYNDTVAANGLLSVKREMQDAPLQDPKRIKPTGGIDHVQQQQIRPQPLGGQEMQWKNHQLHPQLDVKGMQYASSLSGQRYPSSMMSNMQDPGSSLYFNHQHNLRYGAKQEQMDGSDKSKDALQSMAPESSMLDQQQSQAQHLPQQSAARNNVPNMGQWQNTRFAAEKDLKKEEIIPRRKLAPSSRAPSGPMVQSPVSSKSGEISSSSMGGQFGSAVTSAVIGVQKDKFAANSNAAVGFPSVASSPSDSMHRIQQPAVASSKRKTNSVPKTQPPVSAVGSPASVSNMHAPLNASSPSIGTTPMGDQAILDKFAKIDNISHRFQLFNKKNKVDKISQKKTITNQSHQDVARCLNSCFHSENYKDTTRPLCNSMISGTINTCKTRVINFVSTNRMYQGHSRPFQVIFKETSDETVKMQYGDLEDFDGPNSYDCVFILPTKYYADLLAEQLIPLMLQDGHSKADDKVLRGTPLANLSTLSGILPDNLVSDVKQEGGVSQQLNAAAHANVAPGTQMQQLPVNRMLSSASSNQVLAMQQGYMQGAAMPPRSQQLDHNLVQQPQQQQSQQQPLQQTAQAQMQQPSSLPLNQMQRPQLLPTSPLSQMLGPGSNLPMGSSQIGNNKAPPTSLQLQMLQAQQQQPMSRKVMMGLGSAMNMGNMVNNVGLGSLGNVMGMGNVRPISSPMGTMSGLGNNSNPMNMGMASNLAGLRPGMNPATFAKMRMGLAQQRAAGMYSGMVGMPGSSSPILPSSAGLSMMGQPLNRSNLGPLQRAMLSSMGPPKMPGGNFQLNPQQQMQLQQQLQQQQLQQNPQQQQQLHQNPQQQQQQMQQLQQQQQIQQQLQQQQLQQQLQQQQQQQQQMGSPLKQAQVGSPAGSQQSLMMQQQQQQISPQQMGQQAAMSPQLSSGTLQQMSNNVANPVATPGPPPSPQLSSQTHGSVNSIANSPMEQLQGANKGGPGSM